One part of the Vitis riparia cultivar Riparia Gloire de Montpellier isolate 1030 chromosome 15, EGFV_Vit.rip_1.0, whole genome shotgun sequence genome encodes these proteins:
- the LOC117932333 gene encoding O-acyltransferase WSD1-like: MDPVGDLDSRQQALKPIQTKRSGAREVGDGKKPEDIKEEEGEALSPVGRIFHETCFNVYVIAIAGCKTRINVDVVKASLEHSLLKHPRFSSLQVKDVKKDGGMKWVPTKVDLDKHIIIPSLHHTISSPDKMVEDYISNLSKTYIDYSKPLWELHILNIKTSDAESVAVFRIHHSLGDGMSLMSLVLACSRQISNPKALPTLPAKKTSNPDPVKSGRIWWTIRLVWNTIIDVLMFLATTLFLKDTMTPLSNGWKKGGGHVPRRFVYRTVSLDDIKQIKNGMKTTINDVVMGVSLAGLSRYLNRRYGETKEDKGATQKKNNLPKNIRLRATLMMNIRPSPGLHALAEMMEKGSKAKWGNWIGSVLLPFAITLYNDPLDYVRQTRATIDRKKHSHEAIFTCFIIKTVLKLFGAKAAAFLYHRIMNHTTMCFSNVVGPMEEIGFYGHPMAFLAPGIYGQPQGLSIHFQSYINKMTFALSVDEEIIPDPNRLCDDLEESLKFIKDAVIARGLV; the protein is encoded by the exons ATGGATCCAGTAGGTGATCTGGATTCAAGACAGCAAGCTCTCAAACCTATTCAAACAAAGAGATCAGGGGCAAGAGAAGTAGGAGATGGCAAAAAACCCGAGGAtatcaaagaagaagaaggagaagctTTGAGTCCAGTTGGTCGAATTTTTCATGAAACTTGCTTCAATGTCTATGTCATAGCCATTGCTGGGTGCAAAACCAGAATCAATGTTGATGTTGTTAAAGCCAGTTTGGAGCACAGTCTGCTTAAGCACCCTCGTTTCTCTAGCTTGCAG GTGAAGGACGTGAAAAAGGATGGAGGGATGAAATGGGTTCCAACAAAGGTGGACTTGGACAAGCACATAATAATACCAAGCCTCCACCACACCATTTCTTCACCAGACAAGATGGTGGAAGACTACATCTCCAATCTCAGTAAAACCTACATAGACTACTCTAAGCCTCTTTGGGAGCTCCATATTCTCAACATTAAGACCTCGGATGCCGAGTCTGTCGCCGTTTTCCGAATCCATCATTCCCTGGGTGACGGCATGTCCCTCATGTCTCTTGTCCTTGCTTGCTCCCGTCAAATCTCCAACCCGAAAGCTCTCCCAACTTTGCCAGCGAAAAAGACTTCGAATCCTGATCCGGTAAAGTCCGGCAGGATTTGGTGGACAATTCGACTGGTTTGGAATACTATTATAGATGTTTTGATGTTTCTTGCTACAACTCTCTTCTTAAAGGATACCATGACACCACTCAGCAATGGTTGGAAAAAGGGAGGTGGGCATGTGCCAAGGAGGTTTGTTTACCGAACCGTTAGTCTTGATGATATTAAACAAATCAAGAATGGGATGAAAACA ACTATTAACGATGTTGTAATGGGAGTGTCATTGGCTGGTCTTTCCCGATATCTCAATAGAAGATATG GTGAGACCAAGGAAGATAAAGGAGCcacccaaaagaaaaataatcttCCGAAGAATATTCGCCTGAGGGCAACTCTTATGATGAATATAAGACCATCACCAGGGCTTCAT GCTTTAGCGGAGATGATGGAGAAGGGGTCTAAAGCGAAATGGGGAAATTGGATTGGATCTGTGCTCCTCCCTTTTGCCATTACCTTATATAATGACCCTTTAGACTATGTTCGTCAAACTAGAGCCACAATCGATCGAAAGAAGCATTCTCATGAAGCTATATTTACATGTTTCATTATTAAGACAGTTCTCAAATTATTTGGTGCTAAG GCTGCAGCATTTTTATACCATAGAATTATGAATCACACGACAATGTGCTTCTCAAATGTGGTTGGACCTATGGAAGAAATCGGTTTTTATggccatccaatggctttccTTGCTCCAGGCATTTACGGCCAACCACAA GGATTGTCGATTCATTTCCAAAGTTACATCAATAAAATGACATTTGCTCTTTCAGTTGATGAAGAAATAATTCCTGATCCTAATCGATTATGTGATGATCTTGAAGAGTCACTCAAGTTTATCAAGGATGCTGTCATTGCAAGAGGTCTTGTCTAG